The genome window GGAAGCCCGCCGACTGGCTGGTCGAACGGCTTTCCGCGGGCGCTGTGCTGGGCTTCGATGCCTGGCTCCATACCCGCGCCGAGATCGACCGGCTCGAGGCCGCCCTCGCCGGCCGCGACGTGGCGCTTCGTGCCATCGACAATCCCGTCGATGCGATCTGGACCGACCAGCCCGGCCCGCCGATGGGTCGGATCACCGCTTTCCCCGACGAAATCGCTGGCAAGACCCGCGCGGGGAAATGCGCCGAGATCGCGAAGGATCTGCGCGATGCGGGCCACGCCTGGGCGGTTCTGACCCTTCCCGATTCGATCTGCTGGCTGCTGAACGTCCGGGGCTCCGACATTCCGCGCATCCCGATCGCGCAGGGCTTCGCCCTCGTCGAGGCCGCAACGGGCGAGGTGCGGCTCTTCGTGCATTCCGACAAGATCGACGCCGATCTCCTGCCCGGGGTCGAGATCCTGCCGCCCGAAAGCCTGAATGCGGCACTCGCCACGCTTGGCGGTCCTGTCCGGCTGGACCGAGACACCGCACCAGTGATCCTTGGCCGCACCCTTGAAGAGGCCGGCATCGAGGTCGCTTGGGCCACCGATCCCTGCATCCTGCCCAAGGCGCGCAAGACCGATGCCGAGATCGAGGCCAGCCGTCAGGCCCATCTGCGCGACGGCGCGGCGATGTGCGAGTTCCTCTACTGGCTCGACGGCAGGCTCGCAGACGTGCTCGTAGGCGAGCGGTTGACCGAAATCGACGTGGTCCGCGCGCTCGAGAGGTTTCGCCGCGAAACCGGCGAGCTGCGCGACATCAGCTTCGACACCATCGCGGGCACCGGGCCGAACGGCGCGATCACCCATTACCGCGTGAGCGAGGAAAGCGACCGCGCCGTGTCGCCGGGCGATCTGCTGCTGGTCGACAGCGGTGGCCAGTATCTCGACGGGACGACGGACATCACCCGCACGATGGCAGTGGGCGATCCCGACCCCGAGCAGGTCGCGGCCTTTACCCGTGTCCTGCAGGGCATGATCGCGATCAGCCATGCGCGGTGGCCGAAGGGCCTTGCCGGTCGGGACCTCGATGCGCTGGCGCGCGCGCCGCTCTGGATGGCGGGGCAGGATTACGGCCACGGGACGGGCCATGGCGTCGGCGTGTTCCTCAGCGTGCACGAGGGACCGCAACGGCTCAGCCGGCAGAGCGAGGTGCCGTTCGAACCGGGGATGATCGTCTCGAACGAGCCCGGCTATTACCGCGAGGGGGCCTGGGGCATCCGGACCGAGAACCTGGTCGTGGTGGTCGAGGCCGAGCCCCTGCCCGACGGCGATGCCCATCGCGAAATGCTGGCTTTCGAGACCCTCACCTGGGTTCCGATCGACCGCAGGCTTATCGATATCGATACGCTTTCTCCGGCCGAACGCGCCTGGATCGACGCCTATCATTCCGGGGTGGCGAACCGGATGGCGGGCCGTCTGAGCCCGGAGGCGACGGAATGGATCGGCCGCGTGACGGCCCCTCTTTGTCAAGTTGTATGACCTCAACTTTCTGGTAGGGTCCGGCGGAATGCTTAAGGGAGAGACGTTCATGTCGGATCGCATCAAGATCGAGAAGGCCGCGGGCACATGGACCGTGCGTGCCGGCGGGGCGATTCTCGGAGAATCGGACGGGGCACTGCTGTTGCACGAGGACGGGCACGACGAGGTCGTCTATTTCCCCCGTGTCGACATCGCGATGGAGTTCCTCGACCGCTCGGAGAAGACCACGCAATGCCCGCTGAAGGGCGAGGCCGCATATTTCTCGATCATGAGCGAAAGCGCCAAGATCGACGATGCGGCCTGGAGCTACGAATCTCCCAAGGACGACGTGTCGGAAATCGCGGGCTACATCGCCTTCCATACCGAGGACGTGACGGTCGAACGCATCTGACGGCCCGCGCGAGAGCGCGGCCGCGTCAGGAATGTTCCTCGGCGGCGGTGGCGGCGAGCGCCCGGTTGTAGGCACGCAGCGCATCGACATGGAAGAGCGCCCCGAGCATCTCGGGCGGCTCGCCCCGCGCGCCGATGCGGACCACCGGCAGGAAGAGCCGCGACGTCGCCTCGAAGATCGGCATCGCCTCGTCGAGCGTCGCGTCGCCGTCGATATGGATGCCCTGCTCGATCGCCTCCCAGATCGCATCGCGCGGAGCGGCCCATTTGTGGTCCGGGCCGCGCATGACGTTTCGCACGCGGAACATGGTCAGCAGGTAGGCCTGCGGGCCCTTCGAGAGGTGAATGTTCCTCCGCTCGAGCTGGGTGAGGAAGAAGCTGCGATCGACCAGCCGAGAGGCGAGCGCGGTGGATGTCGACACCGCAACCATCACGGCAAGCCCCGTCTGCCAGTCACCCGTCAGCTCGAACACGATGAGCGTGGTTGAGATCGGAGCCCCCAGAACGGCCGCCGCCACGGCCCCCATCCCCGCGAGTGCATAGAGCGTTTCGGCCCCCGAGACATTCGGGAAGAGCCCCGTCGCGACGAGCCCGTAGGCCAGACCGACGAGCGCCCCGAGCATGAGGGAAGGAGAGAACACGCCCCCGCCCATCCGGCCGCCCATCGTGATCGCGACGGCCACGGTCTTCATCACCGCGAAGACGACGACCTCGTGCAGGGCGAGCTCACCCGTGAGCGCGAGGGAGGTCGTCTCGTACCCGACGCCGATGATATGCGGATAGAAGTTCGCGATCGCGCCCAGAAGCGCACCGGCGAACATCGGCCGCATCCAGCGCGGAAGTCGCATCGCGGCCTGCCCCCTGGTCGCGATCGCGTCCGCCCAGAAGATCGAGCGCATCAGGATCACGGCCATCAATCCGCAGACCAGCCCGAGGATCAGGAAGGCCGGGAGTTCACGGTAGAAGGTGAGCACCCCCTCCTGCATCAGGGTGAATTCCGTGACGTCGCCGAATTCGAGCCGGTTGATGACGGTGCCCGCGGCCGAGGCGATCACGATCGGCGCGAAGGCATGGACCGCGAAATGCCGCAGCACCACCTCGAGCGCGAAGAGCGCACCCGCGATGGGCGCGTTGAAGCTGGCCGAGACGGCGGCCGCAACGGCGCAGCCCAGAAGATCGCGGGCCGTGATGCCGCGTGCATTGATGAAATTGTTGACGATCGTCGCCATGACGGCGGCGAGATGGACGACCGGCCCCTCGCGACCGGACGAGCCGCCCGATCCGAGGGTGATGAGAGAGGCGGCGGCCGAGGCGAGGCCCGCGCGCACCTCGACCCGCCCGTCATGGAGGGCGGCCCCCTCGATCACGTCGGCGACGGACCTGACCCGTCCGCCATCGGTGAAGCGGTGCAGGATCAGCCCGACGATGAGACCGCCAAGGATCGGATAGCCGAGGATGAGGTACCACGGCAGTTGCGAGGCGAAATGGGTGAGCGCACTGATGTCGTAGGTGCCGTAGAGCGCCGCCTGGAGGCCGTTGATGCCCTTGCGGAACAGGAGCGCCGCAAAGCCGGAGGCGGTGCCGACGGCCAGCGCGATGAACCAGAACTGGATCTGTCCCGGACCGTGCACGACAAGGGCGCGCCAGCCCTCGCGACGTGCGAGACGGGCCCGGTCGATCCGGTTGCGATCTTGCGGCGCAGCGCGGTCGCCCATACCGATCAGATATCCCCCGCAACCCAAGGTGCCGTTGCCCGAGGTCTGTAAGGGATCGCGCCGCGCTCGAAAAGGAGGAAAGCCGTTGGAAACTCCCGAAGAGATGCCTGAACGCTTCGCCCTTGCCTGGGCCGCGCGGGATGCGGAAAGGCTCGGCGCGCTCTTCGCCGAGGACGCCGATTTCGTGAACGTCACAGGGATTCGATGGCGCAGCCGGGAGGCGATCGTGCGCGCCCACGATTACGGGTTCCGCGTGCTGTTCGCCCGATCGAAGCTCAGGGTCGGACGCGTGACGGTTCGCGATCTCGGCGAGGTGGCGGTGGTGCATGCACGACTGCTTCTTGACGGGCAGGTCGACCCGGCAGGAATGGAGGCGGGTCCGCGCCGTACCGTCATGAGCTTCGTGATGGCATGGCGCGAGGGCGGCTGGATCTGTGTCTCGGCGCAGAACACCGACATCGTGCCGGGTGCCGAAAGCCATGTGAATACGGGCGGCACCCTGCTGCCGGCCGATTACAGGCCGTGACGGCGCGCCATGCGTATTTGGGAAAGCAAAGAGGTCATGCCGGTCAGCCCGCGTCGATGAGCGCACGAGCCGCGGCGCGCGCCTCTCCGGTCACGGTATCGCCGGCGAGCATGCGGGCGATCTCGTCCACGCGGTCCGATGCGTCGAGGGGGACGACATCGGTGGTGGTCATGCCGTCGGCGACGCGTTTCTCGACCCGCCAGTGATGTTGCCCAAGCGCCGCGACCTGGGGCGAATGGGTGACGACAAGGACCTGCGCATCCTCGGCGAGGGCCGCGAGACGGCGCCCCACCGCATCGGCGGTGGCCCCGCCGACGCCGCGGTCGATCTCGTCGAAGATGAGGGTGAGGGAGGTCTGCGCCTCGGTCAGGCAGACCTTGAGCGCGAGAAGAAAGCGCGAAAGCTCTCCGCCGGAGGCGATCTTGCCCAAGGGGCCCGCCGGTGCGCCGGGATTGGTGGCGACGCGGAATTCGACGGTGTCGCGGCCCGCGGGGCCGGCGGGGGCTTCGCCCAGGCGGGTCTCGAAGACCGCGCGGTCCATCTTGAGCGGTGCGAGTTCGGCGGCCATCGCATGATCGAGGCGGAGCGCGGCCTCGGCACGCGCGAGGCTCAGCCCCTGGGCGGCGGTATCGTAGCGCGCTTCGGCCTCGGTCAGTGCCGCCTGCAGATCGGCGATGTTGCGCGCTCCGCCGTCGAGAGCGTCGAGCCGCCGGCGCAGGTCCTCCCCGAGATCGGCGAGCGCGTCGGGCAGGACGTCGTGTTTGCGCGCGAGGCCGCGGATGGCGAAGAGGCGTTCCTCGATCCGTTCGAGCTCGTGCGGGTCGAAGTCGAGCGCGTCGAGCGCGCCCGAGACCCCCTGCTCGGCCTCGGCCAGGGCATCCATCGCGCGGCCGAGCGCCTCGATCGGGGCGTCGAGCCGACCTTCGGCATGGGTGGCAGCCGCGTCGAGCCAGCGCGCGGCGTCGATCATGGGGCCCTCGGCCCCGCCGGAGCCGAGCGCGTCGAGCGCGCGGGAGATGTCCTCGCGGATACGGACGCCCGCCTGCATCTGACGGCGGCGGGTGTCGAGCGCCTCGTCCTCGCCCTGTTCGGGAGACAGGGTGTCGATCTCGCCCACGGCATGGCGGAGGTATTCCTCCTCGCTCTGCAGCGCGGCGAGCGCGGCCCGGGCGGCTTCGAGGGTGCGGGAGGCCTCGCTCCGGCTGCGCCAAGCCGAGGCGACTTCGGCCAGTCGCGCGGCGTTTCCGGCGAAATCGTCGAGCAGGGCGCGATGGCCCTTGGGGTCGAGAAGACCGCGATCGTCGTGCTGGCCGTGAAGTTCGACCAGCGTCTCGCTCAGCCGGCGGAGGACGTCGCCGGAGGCGCGACGGTCGTTGATCCAGGCTGTCTTGCGACCGTCGGCGGTGTTCACGCGACGCAGGATGAGTTCGTCCTCGACCTCGATCCCGGCCTCGGCGAGGACCGCGCGGCCGGGATGGTCGGGGACCAGATCGAAGCTCGCCGTGACCTCTCCGCGATCGGCACCCTGACGGACGAGTTCGGCGCGACCGCGCCACCCGAGGACGAACCCGAGACTGTCGAGGAGGATGGACTTGCCCGCGCCGGTTTCGCCCGTCAACACGTTCAGACCCGGCTGGAATTCGAGTTCCAGACGGTCGATCAGCAGCATGTCCCGGATATCAAGACCGCGCAGCATACCGGATCTTTCGCATGTGGGGCGTCAGAGCCACTCCCCGCGGACGACCTGCCGGTAGACCGCGCTGAGCCAGGAATCGCCCCGTGCCTCGGGACGCAGACCCCGGCCCGTCAGCAGCGTATAGGCGTCGCGATACCATTCGGTCGATTGGTAATTATAGCCGAGGATCGCGCCGGCCGTCTGCGCCTCGTCCACGAGGCCGAGCGAGAGATACGCCTCGACAAGACGATAGAGCGCCTCGGGCGTATGGGTCGTTGTCTGGAAGTCCTCGACGACGACGCGGAAGCGGTTGATCGCGGCGGTATGGTGATCGCGGCTGAGATAGAAACGACCGATCTCCATCTCCTTGCCGGCGAGATGGTCGAAGGCGAGGTCGAACTTGAGGATGGCGGAGCGGGCATATTCGCTGTCGGGATAGCCCTCGATCACGCCGCGAAGCGCCTGCAGCGCCTGAAAGGTCAGCCCCTGATCGCGGCCGACATCGTCGATCTGGTCGTAATAGCTGAGCGCGAGGAGATATTGCGCATAGGCCGCATCCTCGCCCCCGGGATAGAATTCGAGATAGCGCTGCGCCGAGGCGCGGGCCGCCTCGTAATCGCGATCGCGATGATAGGCGAAGGCCTGCATGACGAGGGCCCGCTTGGCCCATTCGGAATAGGGGTACAGGCGCTCCACCTCGCCGAAGAAGCGCGCGGCCTCGTCCGGGTTGCTATCCTCGAGCTCGAACTCGGCGCGGCGATAGATGTCTTCGGCGGCGAGCGACTCGAGCGGGACGTCGCGCGAGGCGAAGAGATTGGCCGCCCGTTCGCAGCCCGAAAGCGCGAAGACCAACGTCAGAAGGACGGTAAGGCGCGTGATCCGATTTGCAGCCGGCATATGTTCCGAAATCCCTGCCCCAGGTGTCGCGGACCGGATCCGCGTCTGCGGCCATCGTCTAGCATAGAAAGATTCCGTGCAAAACGCCTTTGGTCCCGCGAAACCGCGATCAGGCGGCGAGCCGCGGTGCGTCGTCCCGGCCAAGTCCGGCACCCGGCAGACCGGCGGCCATCTCGGCATCGACCTCGATCATGCGACAGGCACCGGGACGCGCGAAAAGCGTCCTGAGAAGCGCATTGGTCATCGCATGGCCCGATTTCACGCCCGTATACCGCCCCAGGATCGGAGCACCGGCCAAGGCCAGATCTCCGAGCGCATCGAGCATCTTGTGGCGCACGGCCTCGTCGCGGTGACGCAGACCGCCGGGCGACAGGACGTCGGCCCCGCTGACCACAACGGCATTGTCGTAGGTTCCGCCAAGGGCCAGTCCACGGGCGCGCATCATGTCGATATCGGCCTCGCGGCAGAAGGTCCGGCTGTCGCAGAGTTCGCGCACGAAGGCCCCGTTCGCGAGCTTGAGGACTTTCTGCTGCTGACCGATGGCGGCATCGGCGAAGTCGATCTGGAAGTCGATCTCCAGCCCGGATGCGGGTTCGAGCCGAGCCCAGGCATCGCCGTTGCGGACCTCGACCACGTCGAGAACGCGCAAGGCCCGGATCGGCGCGGCAAGATCACGCAGGCCGGTGGCGAGGATCGCGCGGACGAACGGAGCGCTCGACCCGTCGAGGATCGGCGCTTCGGGACCGTCGATGTCGATCGTCACGTTATGCAACCCGCAACCGGCGATCGCGGCCATGACGTGCTCAATCGTCGAGACGTCCACACGGTCGGAATTGACGATGCGGGTGCAGAGCTCGCCCTGCTCCACAACGCTCCAATGCGCGGGGATGAGCGTGTTCCGCCCGGTGATGTCCGTGCGACGGAACCAGATGCCGAACTCGGCGGCGGCGGGCCGCAGAACCATCCTGACGGGGCGGCCGGTATGCAGCCCGACGCCCGTGAAGGTGATCGCCTTTTTCAAGGTCGTTTGCATCGTAGCCCCCAATCTCCGGCGCTTGGCGGCCGGTGAGACAGATCTAGGCGCGGGGGGCGGGACGCTCAAATCAACGATTGCAACGGTGTGTAACAGGCGAATGACGCGATCAGGCCGTTTTCGCGAATTTCCGGCGGAAAGCATGCCGGGACAAAGGTTAACGAAACGAAAAAGGCCGGCTTGCGCCGGCCTCTCGTTCACGAAATCCGAATGGGATCAGTTGGCCTGCCGGCGGAGGAAGGCCGGAACCTCGATCTTTTCCTGGTCCTGGTTCGGCTCGTTCCGCGGTTCGGCGCGATGCATCTGCGGCTGCTGCGGCCGGCGCGCGGGCTGCTGTCCGGCATGCGCACGCTCGCCACCTTCAGGCTGGCCCGTCATGCGGCCGATCAGCGAGTTGATCCCGAAGCGGGGACGCTCGGCCCCTGCATTGGCGGGCTGCGCGGGACGCTGGTTGCCGACCTCGGGATTGCCGCCCTTCTGCGGTGCGGACGGTGCCTTGCGGACCGCCTGCTCGAGCCGCGTCAGCGCCTCGACCGAAGGCTCGCCCGGGGTGGCTTCGCGGCGGACCGGCTCGGCGACGTAGGCAGGTTTCGGAAGACCGTCGTCCTGCTGGACTTCCTCGGCACTGACCGCCTCGGCGTCGTGGCGCGCATCCCAATCGGCGAAGAAGTCGGAATCCTCGTTCACTTCCTCCTGGACCGGCTCGGGACGGGAGGCCGCGACACGGGGGGCGGCGGCAGGCTCGGCCGCGCGCGGCTCCTCGGTGCGGGTCGGGAGCGGCTCGGACAGGCGGCGGCGCGGAACCGGCGTATCGACCGCGGCCTCGACGGCATCGATGCCGGTCGCGACGACGCTGACGCGCATGCGGCCCTCCATCGCCTCGTCGAGGGTCGAGCCCACGATGATATGCGCGTCGGGATCGACCTTCTCGCGGATGACGTTGGCGGCCTCGTCGAGCTCGAACAGGGTCATGTCGTAGCCGCCGATGACGTTGATGAGCACGCCCTTCGCGCCGTTGAGGCTGATCTCGTCGAGAAGCGGGTTGGCGATCGCAAGCTCGGCCGCCTTCAGCGCGCGGTCCTCGCCTTCGGCCTCGCCCGTGCCCATCATGGCCTTGCCCATCTCGTCCATGACCGACCGGACGTCGGCGAAGTCGAGGTTGATCATGCCCGGACGGACCATGAGATCGGTCACGCCCTTCACGCCCTGGTAGAGCACGTCGTCGGCAAGGCCGAACGCCTCGGTGCAGGTCGTGTTCTCGTTCGCGAGACGGAACAGGTTCTGGTTGGGAATGATGATCAGCGTGTCGACCATCTTCTGCAGCGCGTCGATGCCCTCTTCGGCCTGACGCATCCGCTTGGAGCCCTCGAACTGGAAGGGCTTCGTCACGACGCCGACGGTCAGCACGCCAAGCTCGCGCGCGGCCTGCGCGATGATCGGGGTGGCACCGGTTCCGGTGCCGCCGCCCATGCCGGCGGTGATGAAGCACATATGCGCGCCGGCGAGATGATCGACGATCTCCTCGATGCTCTCTTCGGCGGCGGCGGCCCCGACGGCCGCGCGCGCGCCGGCACCGAGGCCTTCGGTCACCTTGACGCCCATCTGCACCTTGGTCGTCGCCATCGACTGGGCGAGGGCCTGCGCGTCGGTGTTGGCCACGACGAACTCGACGCCGTCGAGCTGCTTCTCGATCATGTTGTTGACGGCGTTGCCGCCCGCGCCACCCACGCCGAACACGGTGATGCGCGGCTTCAGATCGTCACGCTGGGGCATGCTGAGATTCAGAGTCATGATAATGTCCGCCTGTTTTCTTATGCCCGGACTGCGACCGGGATTTCGCCTTATTTTGCCCAAGTCTAGACACAGTGGCCGAGCGCGTCACCCGAAAAAACGCGTTTATTCCATGAATTTCCGCAGCTTAACAGAGTTAATGCGGTTTCTGAACTTCAGGCTTCTACCGTCTGGCACAAAACACTTTTCGGCGATTTTTGTCCGTCGAGCCCGGGTATTCGCCCGCCTTGCGCCGGGCTTCGGGTCACCAATTGTCCTTGAACCACTTCACCGCGCGGCGAAGCGATCGGGCGGGATACCGGTCGGCGGGAATCTCGAAGTCCCACCATTCGTCTTGCGGGTGTGCCGCGAAGAGGCAGAGGCCGACCGCGCTGGCGAAGGCGGCACCGGTGGCTTTTTCCGGCAACCCGGAAACGCGCAAGGGCCGTCCGATCCGGACCTGCCGTCCGAGGATGCGCGGAGCGAGATGATCGAGGCCCGGCACCTGCGACGCCCCGCCCGTCAGCACGATCTGCTGGCTCGGCAGGTGCTCGAACCCGGCCGCGTCGAGACGGGCGCGCACGTCGTCGAGGATCTCTTCCACCCGGGGGCGCATGATGCCGATGAGGTCCGCGCGACTCACACGTCGCTGGTCACGGTCCCAGTCGCCGGTCTCACCGCCGAGTGCGATCATCTCGCGGTCGTCCATCGAGGTCGCGACCACGCCGCCATGGAGGGTCTTGAGCCGCTCGGCCGTGGCGAGCGAGACCTGCATGAGCTTGGAGATGTCGGCGGTGATGTTGTCGCCGCCGAGCCCGACGGAATCGGCGTAGATCATGTGCTTCTTCATGAAGATCGACACGCCGGTCGCCCCGCCCCCCATATCGATGCAGGCAGCGCCAAGTTCCTGCTCGTCCTCGACGAGGCTCGAGATGCCGCTGACATAGGAAGAGGACGCGATCCCGGCGAGGTCGAGATCGCAGCGCTTGAGGCAGTGGATGAGGTTCGCGATGGAGCGGCTGTCGACCGTCAGCAGGTGCATGTCGCAGGCAAGCGTGTTGCCCATGTGCCCGCGCGGATCGGTCATGCCGCTGCGGTAATCGAGCGCGAAGTTCACCGGATGGGCGTGCAGCACCTCGCGGGCATCGCCGATATCGGGAACGTCGCAGGCGGCGAGGCAGCGCGCGACATCCTGCTCCGAGACGGGGCCGCCCTCGACATCGATCTCACCGGCGAGACCGTAGCTGCGCGGGTCGCCGCCCGAGAACGTGGCGATGACATGGTCGACGCGGACCTGCGCCATCTTCTGCGCCCCCTGCACCGCCGTGCGGATCGCCCGCTCGGCCTCGGGCATCGCATCGACATCGCCGAAGCGGATCCCGCGAGAGCGGGTCGTGGCGGCACCGATGATCCTGAACGCGCTCTGCCCCGCCATCGAACCGATGCCGTCGGAGGCGCGGAACCGTTCCGGCCCGTCGAAGCGCAGCACGAGACAGGCGACCTTGGACGTGCCGACGTCGAGAACCGCGATCACGCCACGCTGCATCGCGGCCTTGCGCATCGCCCGCATCGCGCGCTGGGATTGGTACAGATCGGTCATGTCTCAGTCGTCTCCCAGCTCGGTCATCATGGTCTGGCGCAAGGTACGCGCGCTTTCTTCGGCAAGGCGCGCGGTCGGTCGTTCG of Palleronia sp. LCG004 contains these proteins:
- a CDS encoding chloride channel protein — protein: MGDRAAPQDRNRIDRARLARREGWRALVVHGPGQIQFWFIALAVGTASGFAALLFRKGINGLQAALYGTYDISALTHFASQLPWYLILGYPILGGLIVGLILHRFTDGGRVRSVADVIEGAALHDGRVEVRAGLASAAASLITLGSGGSSGREGPVVHLAAVMATIVNNFINARGITARDLLGCAVAAAVSASFNAPIAGALFALEVVLRHFAVHAFAPIVIASAAGTVINRLEFGDVTEFTLMQEGVLTFYRELPAFLILGLVCGLMAVILMRSIFWADAIATRGQAAMRLPRWMRPMFAGALLGAIANFYPHIIGVGYETTSLALTGELALHEVVVFAVMKTVAVAITMGGRMGGGVFSPSLMLGALVGLAYGLVATGLFPNVSGAETLYALAGMGAVAAAVLGAPISTTLIVFELTGDWQTGLAVMVAVSTSTALASRLVDRSFFLTQLERRNIHLSKGPQAYLLTMFRVRNVMRGPDHKWAAPRDAIWEAIEQGIHIDGDATLDEAMPIFEATSRLFLPVVRIGARGEPPEMLGALFHVDALRAYNRALAATAAEEHS
- the recN gene encoding DNA repair protein RecN, with protein sequence MLRGLDIRDMLLIDRLELEFQPGLNVLTGETGAGKSILLDSLGFVLGWRGRAELVRQGADRGEVTASFDLVPDHPGRAVLAEAGIEVEDELILRRVNTADGRKTAWINDRRASGDVLRRLSETLVELHGQHDDRGLLDPKGHRALLDDFAGNAARLAEVASAWRSRSEASRTLEAARAALAALQSEEEYLRHAVGEIDTLSPEQGEDEALDTRRRQMQAGVRIREDISRALDALGSGGAEGPMIDAARWLDAAATHAEGRLDAPIEALGRAMDALAEAEQGVSGALDALDFDPHELERIEERLFAIRGLARKHDVLPDALADLGEDLRRRLDALDGGARNIADLQAALTEAEARYDTAAQGLSLARAEAALRLDHAMAAELAPLKMDRAVFETRLGEAPAGPAGRDTVEFRVATNPGAPAGPLGKIASGGELSRFLLALKVCLTEAQTSLTLIFDEIDRGVGGATADAVGRRLAALAEDAQVLVVTHSPQVAALGQHHWRVEKRVADGMTTTDVVPLDASDRVDEIARMLAGDTVTGEARAAARALIDAG
- a CDS encoding aminopeptidase P family protein, which produces MYQDFKVSSRPEQGPPRLGELRARMAETGIDAFLVPRADAHQGEYVADRDARLAWLTGFSGSAGMAVVTRDETALFVDGRYTIQARGQVADEIAVHEIPGRKPADWLVERLSAGAVLGFDAWLHTRAEIDRLEAALAGRDVALRAIDNPVDAIWTDQPGPPMGRITAFPDEIAGKTRAGKCAEIAKDLRDAGHAWAVLTLPDSICWLLNVRGSDIPRIPIAQGFALVEAATGEVRLFVHSDKIDADLLPGVEILPPESLNAALATLGGPVRLDRDTAPVILGRTLEEAGIEVAWATDPCILPKARKTDAEIEASRQAHLRDGAAMCEFLYWLDGRLADVLVGERLTEIDVVRALERFRRETGELRDISFDTIAGTGPNGAITHYRVSEESDRAVSPGDLLLVDSGGQYLDGTTDITRTMAVGDPDPEQVAAFTRVLQGMIAISHARWPKGLAGRDLDALARAPLWMAGQDYGHGTGHGVGVFLSVHEGPQRLSRQSEVPFEPGMIVSNEPGYYREGAWGIRTENLVVVVEAEPLPDGDAHREMLAFETLTWVPIDRRLIDIDTLSPAERAWIDAYHSGVANRMAGRLSPEATEWIGRVTAPLCQVV
- the ftsZ gene encoding cell division protein FtsZ, with the translated sequence MTLNLSMPQRDDLKPRITVFGVGGAGGNAVNNMIEKQLDGVEFVVANTDAQALAQSMATTKVQMGVKVTEGLGAGARAAVGAAAAEESIEEIVDHLAGAHMCFITAGMGGGTGTGATPIIAQAARELGVLTVGVVTKPFQFEGSKRMRQAEEGIDALQKMVDTLIIIPNQNLFRLANENTTCTEAFGLADDVLYQGVKGVTDLMVRPGMINLDFADVRSVMDEMGKAMMGTGEAEGEDRALKAAELAIANPLLDEISLNGAKGVLINVIGGYDMTLFELDEAANVIREKVDPDAHIIVGSTLDEAMEGRMRVSVVATGIDAVEAAVDTPVPRRRLSEPLPTRTEEPRAAEPAAAPRVAASRPEPVQEEVNEDSDFFADWDARHDAEAVSAEEVQQDDGLPKPAYVAEPVRREATPGEPSVEALTRLEQAVRKAPSAPQKGGNPEVGNQRPAQPANAGAERPRFGINSLIGRMTGQPEGGERAHAGQQPARRPQQPQMHRAEPRNEPNQDQEKIEVPAFLRRQAN
- a CDS encoding outer membrane protein assembly factor BamD, whose amino-acid sequence is MPAANRITRLTVLLTLVFALSGCERAANLFASRDVPLESLAAEDIYRRAEFELEDSNPDEAARFFGEVERLYPYSEWAKRALVMQAFAYHRDRDYEAARASAQRYLEFYPGGEDAAYAQYLLALSYYDQIDDVGRDQGLTFQALQALRGVIEGYPDSEYARSAILKFDLAFDHLAGKEMEIGRFYLSRDHHTAAINRFRVVVEDFQTTTHTPEALYRLVEAYLSLGLVDEAQTAGAILGYNYQSTEWYRDAYTLLTGRGLRPEARGDSWLSAVYRQVVRGEWL
- a CDS encoding SgcJ/EcaC family oxidoreductase; translated protein: METPEEMPERFALAWAARDAERLGALFAEDADFVNVTGIRWRSREAIVRAHDYGFRVLFARSKLRVGRVTVRDLGEVAVVHARLLLDGQVDPAGMEAGPRRTVMSFVMAWREGGWICVSAQNTDIVPGAESHVNTGGTLLPADYRP
- a CDS encoding DUF427 domain-containing protein, translating into MSDRIKIEKAAGTWTVRAGGAILGESDGALLLHEDGHDEVVYFPRVDIAMEFLDRSEKTTQCPLKGEAAYFSIMSESAKIDDAAWSYESPKDDVSEIAGYIAFHTEDVTVERI
- the lpxC gene encoding UDP-3-O-acyl-N-acetylglucosamine deacetylase, yielding MQTTLKKAITFTGVGLHTGRPVRMVLRPAAAEFGIWFRRTDITGRNTLIPAHWSVVEQGELCTRIVNSDRVDVSTIEHVMAAIAGCGLHNVTIDIDGPEAPILDGSSAPFVRAILATGLRDLAAPIRALRVLDVVEVRNGDAWARLEPASGLEIDFQIDFADAAIGQQQKVLKLANGAFVRELCDSRTFCREADIDMMRARGLALGGTYDNAVVVSGADVLSPGGLRHRDEAVRHKMLDALGDLALAGAPILGRYTGVKSGHAMTNALLRTLFARPGACRMIEVDAEMAAGLPGAGLGRDDAPRLAA
- the ftsA gene encoding cell division protein FtsA, which encodes MTDLYQSQRAMRAMRKAAMQRGVIAVLDVGTSKVACLVLRFDGPERFRASDGIGSMAGQSAFRIIGAATTRSRGIRFGDVDAMPEAERAIRTAVQGAQKMAQVRVDHVIATFSGGDPRSYGLAGEIDVEGGPVSEQDVARCLAACDVPDIGDAREVLHAHPVNFALDYRSGMTDPRGHMGNTLACDMHLLTVDSRSIANLIHCLKRCDLDLAGIASSSYVSGISSLVEDEQELGAACIDMGGGATGVSIFMKKHMIYADSVGLGGDNITADISKLMQVSLATAERLKTLHGGVVATSMDDREMIALGGETGDWDRDQRRVSRADLIGIMRPRVEEILDDVRARLDAAGFEHLPSQQIVLTGGASQVPGLDHLAPRILGRQVRIGRPLRVSGLPEKATGAAFASAVGLCLFAAHPQDEWWDFEIPADRYPARSLRRAVKWFKDNW